The following proteins come from a genomic window of Flavobacterium eburneipallidum:
- a CDS encoding SDR family oxidoreductase codes for MSKVVLITGGSSGIGKSIGEFLYHKGYIVYGTSRNPELVLNSVFPLVALDVRNVESIQEAVSKIIATTGKLDIVINNAGVGITGALEEIPTEEIKNNFETNFFGPIEVMKAVLPQMRNQKSGLIINITSIAAYMGLPYRSVYSASKGALELITEALRMEVKSFGIKITNVAPGDFATNIASGRFHAPLVKGSAYEIPYGNTLKMMDEHVVSGSNPNEMATAIYKIINAKEPKIHYKVGIFMQKFSIVLKRVLPDKVYEKMLMNHYKL; via the coding sequence ATGAGCAAAGTAGTTTTAATTACAGGCGGTTCTTCGGGAATAGGAAAATCTATTGGAGAATTTTTGTATCATAAAGGTTATATCGTTTATGGAACGAGCCGAAATCCAGAACTAGTTTTGAATTCTGTTTTTCCGTTAGTTGCACTAGATGTTCGAAATGTAGAATCAATTCAGGAGGCTGTTTCCAAAATTATAGCTACAACAGGCAAATTAGATATTGTAATTAATAATGCAGGAGTAGGAATCACAGGAGCTTTGGAAGAAATTCCAACCGAAGAAATCAAAAATAATTTCGAAACTAATTTCTTTGGTCCTATCGAAGTAATGAAAGCTGTTTTGCCTCAAATGCGAAATCAAAAATCAGGATTAATCATCAATATAACATCTATTGCAGCCTATATGGGTTTGCCCTATCGCAGTGTGTATTCCGCATCAAAAGGAGCTTTGGAACTGATTACAGAAGCCTTGCGAATGGAAGTAAAATCTTTCGGAATTAAAATTACCAATGTAGCTCCAGGTGATTTTGCAACTAATATTGCTTCGGGACGTTTTCATGCTCCTTTGGTTAAAGGATCTGCTTACGAAATTCCGTATGGAAACACACTCAAAATGATGGATGAGCACGTAGTTAGCGGAAGTAATCCAAACGAAATGGCAACAGCGATTTATAAAATTATCAATGCCAAAGAGCCGAAGATTCACTATAAAGTAGGGATTTTTATGCAAAAATTCTCCATTGTTTTAAAACGAGTTCTGCCTGATAAAGTTTATGAAAAAATGTTGATGAATCATTATAAATTGTAA
- a CDS encoding formimidoylglutamase, which yields MEKKLIPFSIKDLAKVTNHRSGEIKFGEKMLTLPKGIDVATFLKTTEAKFILFGIPEDIGVRANHGRPGTASAWESAIASIANIQHNRFAKGNQILVLGHLDVSEEMEEVEHLDFHKFDDRTRLSQLVEKIDKEVSHIIFNIIKAGKTPIIIGGGHNNAYGNIKGTALAKGKPINAVNFDAHSDFRILEGRHSGNAFSYTFEEGFLKKYFIFGLHENYTSKSVLDIIKKTENRVRYCTYDSIKIRKEKDFNLELHSAAEFVQTDFYGIEIDLDAIPNIASSAMTLSGFSVEELRQFVSFFGKNKNAAYLHISEGAPDLGEDKNTHLIGKLIGYLVTDFMKSQNSIHPQI from the coding sequence ATGGAAAAAAAACTAATCCCTTTTTCAATCAAGGATCTTGCTAAAGTAACCAATCATAGAAGTGGTGAAATAAAATTTGGCGAAAAAATGTTAACGCTTCCAAAAGGAATTGATGTGGCTACTTTTTTAAAAACAACAGAAGCCAAATTTATTTTGTTTGGAATACCTGAAGACATTGGCGTTAGAGCCAATCATGGCAGACCCGGAACAGCTTCTGCATGGGAAAGTGCTATAGCTAGTATTGCCAATATCCAGCACAATCGATTTGCTAAAGGCAATCAGATTTTAGTTTTAGGACACCTCGATGTGAGTGAGGAGATGGAGGAAGTAGAACATTTAGATTTTCATAAATTTGATGATCGCACCAGATTAAGTCAATTAGTAGAAAAAATTGATAAAGAAGTTTCTCATATTATTTTCAATATCATAAAAGCAGGAAAAACACCTATCATTATTGGCGGTGGACATAATAACGCCTATGGAAATATTAAAGGAACGGCACTGGCAAAAGGAAAACCGATAAATGCAGTAAATTTTGATGCCCATTCTGATTTTCGAATTCTAGAAGGAAGACATAGCGGAAATGCTTTTTCTTATACTTTTGAAGAAGGTTTTTTAAAGAAATATTTTATTTTTGGTTTACACGAAAACTACACCTCCAAAAGCGTGTTGGATATTATTAAAAAAACCGAAAATAGGGTACGATATTGCACTTATGACAGCATAAAAATCCGAAAAGAAAAAGATTTTAACCTAGAACTACATTCGGCAGCAGAGTTTGTTCAAACCGATTTTTATGGAATCGAAATAGATCTTGATGCCATACCAAATATTGCCAGTAGTGCCATGACTTTGAGTGGATTTTCTGTCGAAGAATTAAGGCAGTTTGTTTCCTTTTTTGGAAAAAATAAAAATGCAGCATATTTGCATATTAGCGAAGGTGCTCCAGACTTGGGAGAAGACAAAAACACACACCTTATAGGAAAATTGATTGGTTATTTGGTTACTGATTTTATGAAATCACAAAATAGTATTCATCCTCAAATTTAA
- a CDS encoding glutaminyl-peptide cyclotransferase, with amino-acid sequence MKKYNFLSIILLGITIVSCGDTKKTNNSVFSFDESKFQAHYLPQDGIQLGVLNPESKEVDSVAYYINDLKIGTTKGLEKLSFQFKNQKLGYQNLKAIVYYNGENALAISRVELVSNVEPKLLKYTILNTYPHDISSFTEGLEFYKDTLFEGTGNYNESKLLKTDYKTGKIYKSQNLEGKYFGEGITIVNNKIYQITYKEKIGFIYNADTWKLEKTFKYDKEIEGWGMTNDGNYIYQSDGTEKIWKMDPATQKMIDYVNVYSGNAKIESINELEWIEGKIYTNVWQKDAIAVVNPATGAVEGILDMSGLRKFLTYPNAEVLNGIAYNPKTKTIFVTGKNWDKMFEIKVSE; translated from the coding sequence ATGAAAAAATATAACTTCCTATCTATCATTTTATTAGGAATAACAATAGTAAGTTGTGGCGACACAAAAAAAACTAACAACAGTGTATTTTCTTTTGACGAATCTAAATTTCAAGCGCATTATTTACCACAAGACGGTATTCAGCTTGGTGTTCTAAATCCTGAATCCAAAGAAGTAGATAGCGTTGCTTACTACATAAACGACTTAAAAATTGGAACAACAAAAGGTCTTGAAAAATTGTCTTTCCAGTTTAAAAACCAAAAACTAGGTTATCAAAATCTAAAAGCTATTGTTTATTATAATGGTGAAAATGCTTTGGCTATAAGCAGAGTAGAATTGGTTTCGAATGTTGAACCTAAATTATTAAAATATACGATTCTAAATACGTATCCGCACGATATCTCTTCTTTTACAGAAGGTTTAGAGTTTTATAAAGATACTTTGTTTGAAGGAACAGGAAATTATAACGAATCGAAACTTTTGAAAACCGACTACAAAACGGGAAAAATATACAAAAGTCAAAATTTAGAAGGGAAATATTTTGGCGAAGGAATAACTATTGTAAACAATAAAATTTACCAAATTACATACAAGGAAAAAATAGGTTTTATATACAATGCCGATACTTGGAAGCTCGAAAAAACCTTTAAATACGACAAAGAAATTGAAGGTTGGGGAATGACCAATGATGGTAATTATATCTATCAGTCGGATGGAACTGAAAAAATTTGGAAAATGGATCCTGCAACACAAAAGATGATTGATTATGTGAATGTTTATTCTGGAAATGCTAAAATTGAGAGTATCAATGAGCTGGAATGGATTGAGGGCAAAATCTATACGAATGTATGGCAAAAAGATGCTATTGCGGTTGTAAATCCAGCCACTGGAGCTGTAGAAGGAATTCTAGATATGTCAGGCTTAAGAAAGTTTCTTACTTATCCAAATGCGGAGGTACTCAACGGAATTGCTTACAACCCAAAAACTAAAACCATTTTTGTAACGGGAAAAAATTGGGACAAAATGTTCGAAATTAAAGTTTCAGAATAA
- the fsa gene encoding fructose-6-phosphate aldolase, whose protein sequence is MKFFIDTANLAQIKEAQSLGVLDGVTTNPSLMAKEGITGKNNILKHYVDICNLVDGDVSAEVNALDFEGMVKEGEELVELHEQIVVKLPMTKEGVMAAKYFSDKGIRTNVTLVFSVGQALLAAKAGATYVSPFVGRLDDISTDGLNLIQEIREVYDNYGYETQILAASVRHTMHIVNCAKIGADVITGPLSAIHGLLKHPLTDIGLAQFVADFEKGNK, encoded by the coding sequence ATGAAATTTTTTATTGACACGGCTAATTTAGCCCAAATTAAAGAAGCGCAATCACTAGGCGTTTTAGATGGTGTAACAACAAATCCGTCATTGATGGCGAAAGAAGGTATTACAGGTAAAAACAACATTTTGAAACATTATGTTGATATTTGTAATCTTGTGGATGGAGATGTAAGTGCCGAAGTAAACGCACTTGATTTTGAAGGAATGGTGAAAGAAGGAGAAGAGTTAGTAGAATTGCACGAACAAATTGTAGTGAAATTGCCTATGACTAAAGAAGGAGTTATGGCTGCTAAATATTTTTCAGACAAAGGAATTAGAACCAATGTAACTTTAGTTTTCTCGGTTGGGCAAGCTTTGTTAGCTGCCAAAGCTGGAGCAACTTATGTTTCTCCGTTTGTAGGTCGTTTGGATGATATTTCTACTGATGGATTGAACTTGATTCAAGAAATTAGAGAAGTGTATGATAACTACGGTTATGAAACTCAAATTTTGGCAGCTTCTGTACGTCATACAATGCATATTGTAAACTGTGCAAAAATTGGTGCCGATGTTATCACTGGACCACTTTCTGCTATCCACGGTTTGTTAAAGCATCCTTTGACTGATATTGGATTAGCACAATTTGTGGCTGATTTCGAAAAAGGAAATAAATAA